The proteins below come from a single Oncorhynchus tshawytscha isolate Ot180627B linkage group LG22, Otsh_v2.0, whole genome shotgun sequence genomic window:
- the tnfrsf9a gene encoding tumor necrosis factor receptor superfamily member 9a isoform X1 yields MHLVLRVLCISMLTLCCLSSTGEIGCKQWTTSAGSPDVCCERCNPGNRLMTRCGPDPEKLCVPCRNETYTTDGTSQSCLRCTQCVGGAQFLKAACTKSKDTECDCRAGFRCGDDHCSFCVEECGTGQEPLPAARSCRNCPEGTFNDKIHEKCKSWRTSCLHPNEHIVAVGDAVSDSKCGIANIVTPEVNTLPSTQADPEGLFWAISASFGVFILLIVLFLVIIITKKKPEKTAPKEPTLNELTPPTDEPRSLVVTSFHHPQQEQGSSSEILCSQDFETKLLPV; encoded by the exons ATGCATCTGGTCCTCAGGGTACTGTGTATCTCTATGCTCACACTGTGTTGCCTGAGTAGCACTGGTGAGATAGGTTGTAAACAATGGACAACCTCTGCTGGTTCTCCTGATGTCTGCTGTGAAAGGTGCAATCCAG GGAACCGTCTGATGACACGCTGTGGACCAGACCCAGAAAAGCTCTGCGTTCCATGTAGGAATGAGACCTACACAACTGATGGTAcatcacaatcctgtctcaggtgTACTCAGTGTGTAG GTGGCGCCCAATTCCTTAAGGCGGCCTGTACAAAAAGCAAGGACACAGAATGTGACTGTAGGGCAGGATTCCGATGTGGTGATGACCACTGCTCCTTCTGTGTTGAGGAGTGTGGGACGGGCCAGGAACCTCTTCCTGCTGCAA GGTCCTGCCGGAATTGTCCAGAAGGGACCTTCAATGACAAAATCCATGAGAAGTGCAAGTCTTGGAGAACAAG cTGTCTGCATCCCAATGAACACATTGTTGCAGTGGGAGATGCAGTCAGTGACAGCAAGTGCGGCATTGCCAACATTGTAACGCCAGAAGTCAACACCTTACCTTCAACACAGGCGGACCCTGAGG GGCTTTTTTGGGCTATAAGTGCCTCATTTGGGGTCTTTATCCTCCTTATCGTCTTGTTTCtggtcatcatcatcaccaaaAAGAAGCCAGAGAAGACAGCCCCCAAGGAGCCAACCCTTAATGAGCTAACTCCCCCTACAG atGAACCCAGGAGCCTGGTGGTGACCAGTTTCCACCACCCTCAGCAGGAGCAGGGCAGCAGCTCTGAAATCCTGTGCTCCCAAGACTTTGAGACCAAGCTCCTGCCTGTGTGA
- the tnfrsf9a gene encoding tumor necrosis factor receptor superfamily member 9a isoform X2 — MTRCGPDPEKLCVPCRNETYTTDGTSQSCLRCTQCVGGAQFLKAACTKSKDTECDCRAGFRCGDDHCSFCVEECGTGQEPLPAARSCRNCPEGTFNDKIHEKCKSWRTSCLHPNEHIVAVGDAVSDSKCGIANIVTPEVNTLPSTQADPEGLFWAISASFGVFILLIVLFLVIIITKKKPEKTAPKEPTLNELTPPTDEPRSLVVTSFHHPQQEQGSSSEILCSQDFETKLLPV, encoded by the exons ATGACACGCTGTGGACCAGACCCAGAAAAGCTCTGCGTTCCATGTAGGAATGAGACCTACACAACTGATGGTAcatcacaatcctgtctcaggtgTACTCAGTGTGTAG GTGGCGCCCAATTCCTTAAGGCGGCCTGTACAAAAAGCAAGGACACAGAATGTGACTGTAGGGCAGGATTCCGATGTGGTGATGACCACTGCTCCTTCTGTGTTGAGGAGTGTGGGACGGGCCAGGAACCTCTTCCTGCTGCAA GGTCCTGCCGGAATTGTCCAGAAGGGACCTTCAATGACAAAATCCATGAGAAGTGCAAGTCTTGGAGAACAAG cTGTCTGCATCCCAATGAACACATTGTTGCAGTGGGAGATGCAGTCAGTGACAGCAAGTGCGGCATTGCCAACATTGTAACGCCAGAAGTCAACACCTTACCTTCAACACAGGCGGACCCTGAGG GGCTTTTTTGGGCTATAAGTGCCTCATTTGGGGTCTTTATCCTCCTTATCGTCTTGTTTCtggtcatcatcatcaccaaaAAGAAGCCAGAGAAGACAGCCCCCAAGGAGCCAACCCTTAATGAGCTAACTCCCCCTACAG atGAACCCAGGAGCCTGGTGGTGACCAGTTTCCACCACCCTCAGCAGGAGCAGGGCAGCAGCTCTGAAATCCTGTGCTCCCAAGACTTTGAGACCAAGCTCCTGCCTGTGTGA
- the LOC112221926 gene encoding trichohyalin isoform X1 has product MTELEIDQSHLPRVQEVCHVFAVLEDGVLAHNLQEQEIEQYYTTNMQKNQLVQNDIRIAKRLQNEEEEQRAQHRALLSQASRQLQEEDSEYARMIQEEILRCADEEARRREQEDEEMAKRIQEEEGLRVRQRSRQESLSDDSASDPASPCPHQPALSTSPIHGEELHHQPATSRWKCSISNTQPQSDSTAAPLSEPYRTAGQNNRTLSHDRHMDPPRRIRNNLQCPPPDYLSDEGSEHTDTVFPEHLPPSRPCRQEKRLNTAPSGYRTPVHQPQERSSGSLSRHNRFREDHSKVWERGRGEREERGSLQDRDGIWDRNPRVARDEGYDRDPRSEDGREQHYRGRTSDLARGVQDRDRDEVRRSWTHRETSDKKQVRFQDDTSRRCHSYHGDSRRAGNVWELIAHDLRERGVALRQSFNGGSRSHRARGKGRDSQVHDGGNTIACNNSQPQRAFQMAICNRPSYHGHVRERSASQRESLCHRGHEGEREKIHGNLTIDEASGTEVYDEHCRDDRLFSREREGRSSGTEVYDEHCRNDRLFSREREGRSSGDPRHKVSSGGDQAREEGRGDRHYHSECRVRSESEHQHEEEDKQYHSEEEERPPPSQKVSQRSQSFCSRGPSIRARSKHTHRAGATLQPEKGACLDLGELQQVLLDEELARRLQEEEKLPRRSPPARPSHYQRDSYPVGDFRVAQVAQDEEIARFMQKQEMKSKRRSRDLDGPGSQREPHDLADPYDRRTARERQIQRERLGSDDLPSPAEDCSPDYQAPRPTTQSQQPIRIRNIAEELDPTFKASRQGKEGIRAGPTISGTSSCQSHPTPHSGLHDFMEEPTFIPPTKRQSDKSVRAKSKEKKENCKQQ; this is encoded by the exons TGTGCCATGTTTTTGCTGTCCTAGAGGATGGAGTGTTGGCACACAACCTACAGGAACAGGAAA TTGAGCAGTACTACACTACCAACATGCAGAAGAACCAGCTGGTGCAGAATGATATCCGCATTGCCAAGAGGCTGcagaatgaggaggaggaacagagagctCAACACAGAGCCCTCCTAAGCCAGGCATCTAGACAACT TCAGGAGGAGGACTCTGAGTACGCCAGGATGATCCAGGAGGAGATCTTGAGATGTGCTGATGAAGAGGCTCGGAGAAGGGAGCAGGAGGACGAG GAAATGGCTAAACGCATCCAGGAAGAGGAGGGGCTGAGGGTCAGACAGAGGAGTCGGCAGGAGAGCCTCAGTGACG ACAGTGCCAGCGACCCTGCCTCGCCTTGCCCACACCAGCCTGCTCTCAGCACCAGCCCCATACATGGAGAAGAGCTGCACCACCAACCTGCTACCAGCAGGTGGAAGTGTTCTATCTCTAACACACAGCCACAGTCAGACTCTACAGCTGCGCCTCTGTCTGAGccctacaggacagcaggacagaatAACAGAACTCTATCACATGATAGACACATGGATCCCCCTAGACGCATCAGAAACAACCTCCAATGCCCTCCACCTGACTATCTGAGTGATGAAGGCTCAGAGCACACAGACACTGTTTTCCCTGAACACCTCCCTCCATCCCGGCCGTGTAGACAGGAGAAACGTCTCAACACTGCCCCTAGTGGTTACAGGACTCCTGTGCACCAGCCACAAGAGAGAAGCAGCGGGAGTCTCAGCCGCCACAACCGCTTCAGAGAGGACCATAGCAAGGTttgggagaggggcagaggagagagggaagaaaggggGAGTCTGCAGGACAGGGATGGGATTTGGGACAGGAATCCCAGGGTAGCTCGTGATGAGGGTTATGACAGGGACCCCAGGTCAGAGGATGGCAGAGAGCAGCACTACAGAGGAAGAACTAGTGACCTTGCCAGAGGGGTGCAGGATAGAGACCGAGATGAGGTCAGAAGGAGCTggacccacagagagaccagcgaCAAGAAACAAGTCCGCTTCCAGGACGACACCAGCAGACGCTGTCATAGTTACCATGGCGACAGCAGGCGGGCAGGAAATGTCTGGGAGCTGATTGCCCATGACTTAAGAGAGCGGGGTGTGGCCTTGAGGCAAAGCTTCAACGGGGGGTCACGGTCACATCGGGCAAGGGGTAAGGGCAGAGACAGCCAGGTGCATGATGGGGGAAATACCATCGCCTGTAACAACTCTCAACCACAGAGGGCTTTTCAAATGGCCATCTGCAACAGGCCCAGTTACCATGGACATGTCAGGGAAAGGAGTGCCTCACAAAGAGAGAGCCTCTGTCACCGTGGccatgagggggagagagaaaaaatccatGGAAACCTGACCATAGACGAGGCTAGTGGGACTGAGGTCTATGATGAACACTGTAGAGATGATAGGCtgttcagcagagagagagaggggaggagtagtGGGACTGAGGTCTATGATGAACACTGTAGAAATGATAGGCtgttcagcagagagagagaggggaggagtagtGGAGACCCCAGACACAAGGTCAGCTCAGGTGGGGACCAGGcgagggaggagggcaggggcGACAGGCACTACCATAGCGAGTGCAGGGTGAGGAGTGAGAGTGAACACCAGCATGAGGAGGAGGATAAGCAGTACCACtccgaggaggaggagagaccccCACCCTCACAGAAAGTCTCCCAGCGCAGCCAAAGCTTCTGCAGCAGAGGGCCCTCCATCAGGGCCAGATCCAAGCACACCCACAGAGCAG GAGCCACACTGCAGCCAGAGAAGGGGGCGTGTCTGGACCTGGGGGAGCTGCAGCAGGTGCTGCTGGATGAGGAGCTGGCCAGGAGgctgcaggaggaggagaagctgCCGAGGAGG AGTCCTCCAGCCCGTCCCTCCCACTATCAACGCGATTCCTATCCAGTGGGAGACTTCAGAGTGGCACAAGTGGCCCAGGATGAG GAAATCGCCCGCTTCATGCAGAAGCAGGAAATGAAGTCAAAGCGTCGTTCGCGTGACCTTGACGGCCCGGGGTCACAGCGTGAACCGCATGACCTGGCTGACCCCTATGACAGGAGAactgccagagagagacag ATCCAGCGGGAGAGACTGGGCTCAGATGACCTTCCATCTCCTGCTGAAGACTGCTCTCCAGACTATCAGGCCCCTAGACCCACAACCCA ATCACAACAGCCAATCAGAATCAGAAACATTGCAGAGGAACTGGACCCAACTTTCAAGGCCAGTAGACAAGGCAAGGAGGGCATCAGAGCAGGACCGACAATCTCTG GCACATCCTCCTGCCAGTCTCATCCCACTCCTCACTCCGGCTTACATGATTTTATGGAGGAGCCAACGTTCATCCCGCCCACCAAGAGGCAAAGCGACAAATCTGTACGCGCCAAATCCAAAGAGAAGAAGGAGAACTGTAAGCAGCAGTGA
- the LOC112221926 gene encoding trichohyalin isoform X2, translated as MTFSGNSSGGHACVCHVFAVLEDGVLAHNLQEQEIEQYYTTNMQKNQLVQNDIRIAKRLQNEEEEQRAQHRALLSQASRQLQEEDSEYARMIQEEILRCADEEARRREQEDEEMAKRIQEEEGLRVRQRSRQESLSDDSASDPASPCPHQPALSTSPIHGEELHHQPATSRWKCSISNTQPQSDSTAAPLSEPYRTAGQNNRTLSHDRHMDPPRRIRNNLQCPPPDYLSDEGSEHTDTVFPEHLPPSRPCRQEKRLNTAPSGYRTPVHQPQERSSGSLSRHNRFREDHSKVWERGRGEREERGSLQDRDGIWDRNPRVARDEGYDRDPRSEDGREQHYRGRTSDLARGVQDRDRDEVRRSWTHRETSDKKQVRFQDDTSRRCHSYHGDSRRAGNVWELIAHDLRERGVALRQSFNGGSRSHRARGKGRDSQVHDGGNTIACNNSQPQRAFQMAICNRPSYHGHVRERSASQRESLCHRGHEGEREKIHGNLTIDEASGTEVYDEHCRDDRLFSREREGRSSGTEVYDEHCRNDRLFSREREGRSSGDPRHKVSSGGDQAREEGRGDRHYHSECRVRSESEHQHEEEDKQYHSEEEERPPPSQKVSQRSQSFCSRGPSIRARSKHTHRAGATLQPEKGACLDLGELQQVLLDEELARRLQEEEKLPRRSPPARPSHYQRDSYPVGDFRVAQVAQDEEIARFMQKQEMKSKRRSRDLDGPGSQREPHDLADPYDRRTARERQIQRERLGSDDLPSPAEDCSPDYQAPRPTTQSQQPIRIRNIAEELDPTFKASRQGKEGIRAGPTISGTSSCQSHPTPHSGLHDFMEEPTFIPPTKRQSDKSVRAKSKEKKENCKQQ; from the exons atgacattttctggcaacagctctggtggacatgctTGCG TGTGCCATGTTTTTGCTGTCCTAGAGGATGGAGTGTTGGCACACAACCTACAGGAACAGGAAA TTGAGCAGTACTACACTACCAACATGCAGAAGAACCAGCTGGTGCAGAATGATATCCGCATTGCCAAGAGGCTGcagaatgaggaggaggaacagagagctCAACACAGAGCCCTCCTAAGCCAGGCATCTAGACAACT TCAGGAGGAGGACTCTGAGTACGCCAGGATGATCCAGGAGGAGATCTTGAGATGTGCTGATGAAGAGGCTCGGAGAAGGGAGCAGGAGGACGAG GAAATGGCTAAACGCATCCAGGAAGAGGAGGGGCTGAGGGTCAGACAGAGGAGTCGGCAGGAGAGCCTCAGTGACG ACAGTGCCAGCGACCCTGCCTCGCCTTGCCCACACCAGCCTGCTCTCAGCACCAGCCCCATACATGGAGAAGAGCTGCACCACCAACCTGCTACCAGCAGGTGGAAGTGTTCTATCTCTAACACACAGCCACAGTCAGACTCTACAGCTGCGCCTCTGTCTGAGccctacaggacagcaggacagaatAACAGAACTCTATCACATGATAGACACATGGATCCCCCTAGACGCATCAGAAACAACCTCCAATGCCCTCCACCTGACTATCTGAGTGATGAAGGCTCAGAGCACACAGACACTGTTTTCCCTGAACACCTCCCTCCATCCCGGCCGTGTAGACAGGAGAAACGTCTCAACACTGCCCCTAGTGGTTACAGGACTCCTGTGCACCAGCCACAAGAGAGAAGCAGCGGGAGTCTCAGCCGCCACAACCGCTTCAGAGAGGACCATAGCAAGGTttgggagaggggcagaggagagagggaagaaaggggGAGTCTGCAGGACAGGGATGGGATTTGGGACAGGAATCCCAGGGTAGCTCGTGATGAGGGTTATGACAGGGACCCCAGGTCAGAGGATGGCAGAGAGCAGCACTACAGAGGAAGAACTAGTGACCTTGCCAGAGGGGTGCAGGATAGAGACCGAGATGAGGTCAGAAGGAGCTggacccacagagagaccagcgaCAAGAAACAAGTCCGCTTCCAGGACGACACCAGCAGACGCTGTCATAGTTACCATGGCGACAGCAGGCGGGCAGGAAATGTCTGGGAGCTGATTGCCCATGACTTAAGAGAGCGGGGTGTGGCCTTGAGGCAAAGCTTCAACGGGGGGTCACGGTCACATCGGGCAAGGGGTAAGGGCAGAGACAGCCAGGTGCATGATGGGGGAAATACCATCGCCTGTAACAACTCTCAACCACAGAGGGCTTTTCAAATGGCCATCTGCAACAGGCCCAGTTACCATGGACATGTCAGGGAAAGGAGTGCCTCACAAAGAGAGAGCCTCTGTCACCGTGGccatgagggggagagagaaaaaatccatGGAAACCTGACCATAGACGAGGCTAGTGGGACTGAGGTCTATGATGAACACTGTAGAGATGATAGGCtgttcagcagagagagagaggggaggagtagtGGGACTGAGGTCTATGATGAACACTGTAGAAATGATAGGCtgttcagcagagagagagaggggaggagtagtGGAGACCCCAGACACAAGGTCAGCTCAGGTGGGGACCAGGcgagggaggagggcaggggcGACAGGCACTACCATAGCGAGTGCAGGGTGAGGAGTGAGAGTGAACACCAGCATGAGGAGGAGGATAAGCAGTACCACtccgaggaggaggagagaccccCACCCTCACAGAAAGTCTCCCAGCGCAGCCAAAGCTTCTGCAGCAGAGGGCCCTCCATCAGGGCCAGATCCAAGCACACCCACAGAGCAG GAGCCACACTGCAGCCAGAGAAGGGGGCGTGTCTGGACCTGGGGGAGCTGCAGCAGGTGCTGCTGGATGAGGAGCTGGCCAGGAGgctgcaggaggaggagaagctgCCGAGGAGG AGTCCTCCAGCCCGTCCCTCCCACTATCAACGCGATTCCTATCCAGTGGGAGACTTCAGAGTGGCACAAGTGGCCCAGGATGAG GAAATCGCCCGCTTCATGCAGAAGCAGGAAATGAAGTCAAAGCGTCGTTCGCGTGACCTTGACGGCCCGGGGTCACAGCGTGAACCGCATGACCTGGCTGACCCCTATGACAGGAGAactgccagagagagacag ATCCAGCGGGAGAGACTGGGCTCAGATGACCTTCCATCTCCTGCTGAAGACTGCTCTCCAGACTATCAGGCCCCTAGACCCACAACCCA ATCACAACAGCCAATCAGAATCAGAAACATTGCAGAGGAACTGGACCCAACTTTCAAGGCCAGTAGACAAGGCAAGGAGGGCATCAGAGCAGGACCGACAATCTCTG GCACATCCTCCTGCCAGTCTCATCCCACTCCTCACTCCGGCTTACATGATTTTATGGAGGAGCCAACGTTCATCCCGCCCACCAAGAGGCAAAGCGACAAATCTGTACGCGCCAAATCCAAAGAGAAGAAGGAGAACTGTAAGCAGCAGTGA
- the LOC112221926 gene encoding trichohyalin isoform X3: protein MQKNQLVQNDIRIAKRLQNEEEEQRAQHRALLSQASRQLQEEDSEYARMIQEEILRCADEEARRREQEDEEMAKRIQEEEGLRVRQRSRQESLSDDSASDPASPCPHQPALSTSPIHGEELHHQPATSRWKCSISNTQPQSDSTAAPLSEPYRTAGQNNRTLSHDRHMDPPRRIRNNLQCPPPDYLSDEGSEHTDTVFPEHLPPSRPCRQEKRLNTAPSGYRTPVHQPQERSSGSLSRHNRFREDHSKVWERGRGEREERGSLQDRDGIWDRNPRVARDEGYDRDPRSEDGREQHYRGRTSDLARGVQDRDRDEVRRSWTHRETSDKKQVRFQDDTSRRCHSYHGDSRRAGNVWELIAHDLRERGVALRQSFNGGSRSHRARGKGRDSQVHDGGNTIACNNSQPQRAFQMAICNRPSYHGHVRERSASQRESLCHRGHEGEREKIHGNLTIDEASGTEVYDEHCRDDRLFSREREGRSSGTEVYDEHCRNDRLFSREREGRSSGDPRHKVSSGGDQAREEGRGDRHYHSECRVRSESEHQHEEEDKQYHSEEEERPPPSQKVSQRSQSFCSRGPSIRARSKHTHRAGATLQPEKGACLDLGELQQVLLDEELARRLQEEEKLPRRSPPARPSHYQRDSYPVGDFRVAQVAQDEEIARFMQKQEMKSKRRSRDLDGPGSQREPHDLADPYDRRTARERQIQRERLGSDDLPSPAEDCSPDYQAPRPTTQSQQPIRIRNIAEELDPTFKASRQGKEGIRAGPTISGTSSCQSHPTPHSGLHDFMEEPTFIPPTKRQSDKSVRAKSKEKKENCKQQ, encoded by the exons ATGCAGAAGAACCAGCTGGTGCAGAATGATATCCGCATTGCCAAGAGGCTGcagaatgaggaggaggaacagagagctCAACACAGAGCCCTCCTAAGCCAGGCATCTAGACAACT TCAGGAGGAGGACTCTGAGTACGCCAGGATGATCCAGGAGGAGATCTTGAGATGTGCTGATGAAGAGGCTCGGAGAAGGGAGCAGGAGGACGAG GAAATGGCTAAACGCATCCAGGAAGAGGAGGGGCTGAGGGTCAGACAGAGGAGTCGGCAGGAGAGCCTCAGTGACG ACAGTGCCAGCGACCCTGCCTCGCCTTGCCCACACCAGCCTGCTCTCAGCACCAGCCCCATACATGGAGAAGAGCTGCACCACCAACCTGCTACCAGCAGGTGGAAGTGTTCTATCTCTAACACACAGCCACAGTCAGACTCTACAGCTGCGCCTCTGTCTGAGccctacaggacagcaggacagaatAACAGAACTCTATCACATGATAGACACATGGATCCCCCTAGACGCATCAGAAACAACCTCCAATGCCCTCCACCTGACTATCTGAGTGATGAAGGCTCAGAGCACACAGACACTGTTTTCCCTGAACACCTCCCTCCATCCCGGCCGTGTAGACAGGAGAAACGTCTCAACACTGCCCCTAGTGGTTACAGGACTCCTGTGCACCAGCCACAAGAGAGAAGCAGCGGGAGTCTCAGCCGCCACAACCGCTTCAGAGAGGACCATAGCAAGGTttgggagaggggcagaggagagagggaagaaaggggGAGTCTGCAGGACAGGGATGGGATTTGGGACAGGAATCCCAGGGTAGCTCGTGATGAGGGTTATGACAGGGACCCCAGGTCAGAGGATGGCAGAGAGCAGCACTACAGAGGAAGAACTAGTGACCTTGCCAGAGGGGTGCAGGATAGAGACCGAGATGAGGTCAGAAGGAGCTggacccacagagagaccagcgaCAAGAAACAAGTCCGCTTCCAGGACGACACCAGCAGACGCTGTCATAGTTACCATGGCGACAGCAGGCGGGCAGGAAATGTCTGGGAGCTGATTGCCCATGACTTAAGAGAGCGGGGTGTGGCCTTGAGGCAAAGCTTCAACGGGGGGTCACGGTCACATCGGGCAAGGGGTAAGGGCAGAGACAGCCAGGTGCATGATGGGGGAAATACCATCGCCTGTAACAACTCTCAACCACAGAGGGCTTTTCAAATGGCCATCTGCAACAGGCCCAGTTACCATGGACATGTCAGGGAAAGGAGTGCCTCACAAAGAGAGAGCCTCTGTCACCGTGGccatgagggggagagagaaaaaatccatGGAAACCTGACCATAGACGAGGCTAGTGGGACTGAGGTCTATGATGAACACTGTAGAGATGATAGGCtgttcagcagagagagagaggggaggagtagtGGGACTGAGGTCTATGATGAACACTGTAGAAATGATAGGCtgttcagcagagagagagaggggaggagtagtGGAGACCCCAGACACAAGGTCAGCTCAGGTGGGGACCAGGcgagggaggagggcaggggcGACAGGCACTACCATAGCGAGTGCAGGGTGAGGAGTGAGAGTGAACACCAGCATGAGGAGGAGGATAAGCAGTACCACtccgaggaggaggagagaccccCACCCTCACAGAAAGTCTCCCAGCGCAGCCAAAGCTTCTGCAGCAGAGGGCCCTCCATCAGGGCCAGATCCAAGCACACCCACAGAGCAG GAGCCACACTGCAGCCAGAGAAGGGGGCGTGTCTGGACCTGGGGGAGCTGCAGCAGGTGCTGCTGGATGAGGAGCTGGCCAGGAGgctgcaggaggaggagaagctgCCGAGGAGG AGTCCTCCAGCCCGTCCCTCCCACTATCAACGCGATTCCTATCCAGTGGGAGACTTCAGAGTGGCACAAGTGGCCCAGGATGAG GAAATCGCCCGCTTCATGCAGAAGCAGGAAATGAAGTCAAAGCGTCGTTCGCGTGACCTTGACGGCCCGGGGTCACAGCGTGAACCGCATGACCTGGCTGACCCCTATGACAGGAGAactgccagagagagacag ATCCAGCGGGAGAGACTGGGCTCAGATGACCTTCCATCTCCTGCTGAAGACTGCTCTCCAGACTATCAGGCCCCTAGACCCACAACCCA ATCACAACAGCCAATCAGAATCAGAAACATTGCAGAGGAACTGGACCCAACTTTCAAGGCCAGTAGACAAGGCAAGGAGGGCATCAGAGCAGGACCGACAATCTCTG GCACATCCTCCTGCCAGTCTCATCCCACTCCTCACTCCGGCTTACATGATTTTATGGAGGAGCCAACGTTCATCCCGCCCACCAAGAGGCAAAGCGACAAATCTGTACGCGCCAAATCCAAAGAGAAGAAGGAGAACTGTAAGCAGCAGTGA
- the LOC112221926 gene encoding coiled-coil domain-containing protein 50 isoform X4 produces the protein MTELEIDQSHLPRVQEVCHVFAVLEDGVLAHNLQEQEIEQYYTTNMQKNQLVQNDIRIAKRLQNEEEEQRAQHRALLSQASRQLQEEDSEYARMIQEEILRCADEEARRREQEDEEMAKRIQEEEGLRVRQRSRQESLSDGATLQPEKGACLDLGELQQVLLDEELARRLQEEEKLPRRSPPARPSHYQRDSYPVGDFRVAQVAQDEEIARFMQKQEMKSKRRSRDLDGPGSQREPHDLADPYDRRTARERQIQRERLGSDDLPSPAEDCSPDYQAPRPTTQSQQPIRIRNIAEELDPTFKASRQGKEGIRAGPTISGTSSCQSHPTPHSGLHDFMEEPTFIPPTKRQSDKSVRAKSKEKKENCKQQ, from the exons TGTGCCATGTTTTTGCTGTCCTAGAGGATGGAGTGTTGGCACACAACCTACAGGAACAGGAAA TTGAGCAGTACTACACTACCAACATGCAGAAGAACCAGCTGGTGCAGAATGATATCCGCATTGCCAAGAGGCTGcagaatgaggaggaggaacagagagctCAACACAGAGCCCTCCTAAGCCAGGCATCTAGACAACT TCAGGAGGAGGACTCTGAGTACGCCAGGATGATCCAGGAGGAGATCTTGAGATGTGCTGATGAAGAGGCTCGGAGAAGGGAGCAGGAGGACGAG GAAATGGCTAAACGCATCCAGGAAGAGGAGGGGCTGAGGGTCAGACAGAGGAGTCGGCAGGAGAGCCTCAGTGACG GAGCCACACTGCAGCCAGAGAAGGGGGCGTGTCTGGACCTGGGGGAGCTGCAGCAGGTGCTGCTGGATGAGGAGCTGGCCAGGAGgctgcaggaggaggagaagctgCCGAGGAGG AGTCCTCCAGCCCGTCCCTCCCACTATCAACGCGATTCCTATCCAGTGGGAGACTTCAGAGTGGCACAAGTGGCCCAGGATGAG GAAATCGCCCGCTTCATGCAGAAGCAGGAAATGAAGTCAAAGCGTCGTTCGCGTGACCTTGACGGCCCGGGGTCACAGCGTGAACCGCATGACCTGGCTGACCCCTATGACAGGAGAactgccagagagagacag ATCCAGCGGGAGAGACTGGGCTCAGATGACCTTCCATCTCCTGCTGAAGACTGCTCTCCAGACTATCAGGCCCCTAGACCCACAACCCA ATCACAACAGCCAATCAGAATCAGAAACATTGCAGAGGAACTGGACCCAACTTTCAAGGCCAGTAGACAAGGCAAGGAGGGCATCAGAGCAGGACCGACAATCTCTG GCACATCCTCCTGCCAGTCTCATCCCACTCCTCACTCCGGCTTACATGATTTTATGGAGGAGCCAACGTTCATCCCGCCCACCAAGAGGCAAAGCGACAAATCTGTACGCGCCAAATCCAAAGAGAAGAAGGAGAACTGTAAGCAGCAGTGA